The genomic segment ATGTTCATTTAGCTGAGCTAGCAAAGGAGCCAAAGCTCCATGGCCGAGTACAAGGTCTCGACAAGTTGGTGAATCACCAGCTACATTTCCTAAAGCCCATACAGCCTTGAAAAGAAAATATAACACATCTATCAGTACAAGTAAAACTCTCaaacagaaaaaaaaacaacagATGAGCTGTTAATCTTTAATAAAAGGACTACATATTTTCTTGTTAAAAGCTCGCACCTGCTCCCGTACTTCATCACTTGGAGAACTAAGAAGTTTCACAAAAATTGGGACAGCTCCATGATCAATTACAACCTTAGTGTGTTCGGAAGTCCCAGACGCAATGTTCGTCAGTGCCCAAGCTGCCTCGAACTATATTAAGTTGAGAATgattaaaatcaaaatatataGAGAGCCTAAAGAGCTAAATAAGTCAGTACATACTACATagtttataaaatatatttctaaTTTATACCTGAAGTTGTGGGAAGTTCTCATTCATCAGAAATTCAACGAAGCGAGGAACAACTCCTGATTGAATTACCTCCTGAATTGGAGGACTGCGCTCTGGCAAACAATGTCATTGAAAAAGAATTGTTCAATAAATAGAAACTGGGAAACAAAAAGTTtttaaactaaattaattaaacacaaattttCACCAATAGAAAGTAATTTGCGGAACTGAGTGGTGGCCTCAAGCTGTCTATTGACATCATCCGTCCAAACACTACCAACCATTGATGGTAGATGTTCTAACTGGACCTGCAGATTCAACACTCAATCAATCTAACAAACCCTTACACAATTACTGCCAGAGAAAACTGTGAAACAGGTCTGTCATGAGTAATCTTTTTGATACACTAGTTTGAACAACTATAAAATTCCCAAGTAgaaaaaagtatttttttttacaacaaATCAAAATTCTCCAACACAAATATATCCAAACACTGTATATAAGATAAATAAAAATCACTATTATGAAGCCCTACAGTATATGAAATCCAGCAAGCTTCACACAAGACCGTAAACTCCCATTGGTTTGCAAGAACAGATGGACAGATATTGAGATGTTTGTCCCCAAAAAATCTAGTGGTGATTGCACTTTCCAAATGGACATTCAATATCAACCCCAACCAATCACAATACAGCATTTGATCTCCGAAGATAAACAAACGACAGAGCCCACTTGTATAATACCTTATGAGATCTCAGAAGCAAATCAACCACTAATACACAATTTGCGATAAATCTGCAAAGATAACATCTTCTACATATTGATATCACCTTCGAaatcattttctttttaaatatctctctctatttattattaaattaagatcaagcaattttagaaaaaatccAAATAGGGGTTCCGCACGTTAAATCTATCACCGAAACCTACAATCGATTAAAAAGCAAACAGAAAAACAATCATAACATAAAGATAACAGAAAACATATTTTACTTCTAACCTTACAatcaatcaaaaaaaaaaattacagatAATTCAAATAGACAGGAACTTCACAAGTGAAACAATTCATTTTCAACTCTACACCTTTTTCTCGCTGGTGTTGGCTTGCACAGGGACCGGGTACAACTGGTTCCCTTGAGTTCCTTCTCTGCGCTTCTTCTGCAGACTCTCTTCCCTACGATTCTTGCGAATCTCCACCATGTTGTCCTCTCTCCGACGGCGTCCCTCCTCCGCGTCAACCGCCACTTTATACCTGTTGCGGCGGACCTCAACCCTGGAATTGGGCCTCAACGACATCGCTTCAGGTATAGCAAAAGTTTACTTTTACGAAATTGGGGAATTATGAAATTCGAATGGGGAGGTGTGGCGAGTGGAGTGTGAGAGGTATTTATATGGAGGTTtcctaaatatattttaaataatgggGCTTGGATCGGCGGATATTTACAGAATTAGGTTTCTAAATTTGAATTACGCAGACAATCCCCTATAACATTTGACTCGTTAGTTTACGAATATGTTTATTAATAGGCTCAtgagtttatttttttaaatgaaaaaataatatttttgtatttaatttatataaataataatttgtttATATCTCACTACGTAAATAATTTATTGTGCTGAAATATACACCATTTACCGTAAACTTGGCATATCGTATTGAAATAAACTTGCATTAATATGTACACTCAAATATATGTGGTATTCGCAAAAAGTCACTTAAACAaatgtatatataaattttttattattttaaaataatatgatattaagtcagtagatcaatttaaaatattaaaaagagtTAGATTTTAAAATTCCAGCCAATTCTGGCTCCGCCACTATCCACTCGATGAATGAATGTATTTAACAAATTGTGACGTCGAAGTTTTTTTCCTTGAAAACTAATTGTATTCAACACAATTGATCAATAATGGCATTTGAAAAAGTACATGTACCAGATATTATTTTAGGAAACCAGATCTCATTATTCCTGAATATGAGTGTTCTAtaaaatttattgtttatgATAGTTTAATGCTTAAAAAATAGAAacatttattatattaatattcgTGAATCAAAACAAATATCAAGTATAAATTTGATCTCCCCCATTGACAATAAGAGGAAAATTGCAAATAAGACTACAAAAAATCTCCCAGGGATGTAGATTTAATCCAATGTTTTCCACACTATACAGAAGTCCCCAGGGCAAATCTATCGTTCCCGAGTATGTATACACAGTCCGAAAAAAAATGGATCGCTTGTGGTATCGATAAAATTAATTAGAAATTTCTGTAAGATTGAGTTGACTAGGAAATTTGAACTCCCCACCCTTCCACTTTGTTTTATGAGTCTCCAGCGTGTAAATGGTGAGCCCCGAGGTGGTTGGAGAAAAGGAAGAAATCGAGTTCACGGTTAGAAGATTATTGTCTTCAATACTAAGAGAACTAACATGACGAAGCACATGATGACGAGAACTGAGGCGCACATAACCATACCGCCTTGTTTTTGGGATCTCTCAGCCTGCAGTTCAAAATTATCAACCAGGCTTAATCATGACAGGGAACAGTAAACAAATATCTGTCGGAAAATAAGAAGCGGATTTTGAAAGTGTGATGACCTTCTGGAGCTGTTTCAGGCCCTCGTCAACAGATGCTGCAACATTTTGTATGTTGTAATCTATCCGGTCAACAATGGTCCCCTGATAGAAAAAGTTCATTTCAAGGGTGTTGATCAAACTTTGAAAAAACCTATTACAGGATTAGCAGGAGAAGATGGTGTATAGATGCTGTCAAGCCTCTGACCTGATCAATCACCAAAACTGACAAATCCTTCATAATTTGGGCAAGTTCATTGACTGATTCCGCcacctttaaaaaaaaaaagcatttGGATGAATTAGCATCAAACCAGTgagttttaaaatgaaaaatgaaaagGAAAAACTAGACTTGTGTCTCACCTGTTGAATTTCTCTGTCCCTTTCTGCGGAGAGTGCCTCACTTTTCTTTAACTTTGCCATTTGATGCTCATTAAATCCCTAATGATATTTACACAGAAACAGAAAAATTAAATCGTGTAGAATCTTTCTTTCAAATAGTAATTAAGAATCTATCAGAAAAGTGCCAAAACAAGGAATCGGTTATAGATTATGATGTCATAAGTAAATCTATCGTGAATGGAATTTGAATTGATGGATCAGTGGTGGAATAATCTCCTCTGGAAGTAAAAGATGGCATTTGAATATGAGAATAATTTGTCTTAGGTCGGGACTCGGATATAGCAACACTACTTAAGGCGCCGAGTGCAATCTAATCCTCAGAACCTTCTGTCGATGCATATGAATTGGGCATGGTTTTGGGGGCAAAAAACTGCGGGAAAATTTAAGTTATCTTTTGCAAGAGGTGGGAGCTCATCATGAtgtaaaaatatgagaaattaGGTAGACAGTTAAAAGGTTGAGAAGTGGTTACTTTTTTCATGTCAAGGATTAGGTGCTTCGCAAGTGGCAATTAATGCTTAGTTACTCTATTCAGGTCTCTACAGTCTTTGGTTATGGCTCATTGTGTTATTGACCAAAAACTGtctatttgaattttaaaacttGGTTGTTGAGTACATCAAACTATACTGCCAATGAGATGGAGAAATAGAATATATGGAGCAGATCCAATCCTACAGAATATACGTCGTGTAAATGATTCATGTATACCTACTTAAGTATGCTGGTCTAATCATCTATGCATACGATAAAGGGAAAATAGTAAGAGATCTTTGTCAAACACAAACTAATTCACATACTATCCCATCAAATTCCTCGTCATTCCTCGTGTAATGGTTTCCGTTCAGGTTCATTTCTAAATCAACTCCATCTGGACCCTGTGAGAAATGCCAAGATGTTAAAAAATTGGCATCGTGTGCAATCACCAAAGGGAAACATTCAACAGTTCAATAAGTGAGACTAAATAAAACACTTCCAATTCACTGAAACAGAATTGTACGTCAAGATATCTTTCCTCTTGAATTCGTAAAACAGTATTCTATCATGAAGTTAAATACCTCTTTCTGTTGTCGAAGTCGGTTCAAATATGTGGACTGTTTCCTACGAAGCTCCATTGAGAGGGTTTGAAGGTCTGTTGCAAGAGAACGCTGTCAAaaacattaatttatattaaTCACAACCTTCCAAACAATAACTGAAACGATTGAACTTATCAATATTTTTCGAGTGGACAGAGGAGAAATTTTACTGATAAATAGTGTGAACGATATTCAATGTTCTAAAAAACGGTAGACAGTAGGCGGACGGCCACCTACCCCGCTAAGCACCTAGAGGTTTAGGCGGCGTCTAGACGATTTTTCCTTTTTTACTTAAATACCTCCATATTTCTCCAATAATTCCTCTATATCGGATTCAAACTCAAAATTAATGACATATCCTCCTCTTTATCCCATACAAATTGAGTAATTGATTGAAATATTACATTTATGATTCTCAAGAATGTCGAATTAGTTATAAGTTAAACTATATATTAAACATACATGAGCAAGTCAAACAAAGTTCCTACGCATGGGGCAGGCAATCCAAAAAAGGCATACAGGATGGGAACAATCTAATAATATCAAGTTATTGGCTTCATTTCACATTCATTGTATTACAGGTGAAATTTCCAGGTGTTTCAGTGAATCGGGAAGCGGAGAATATAATAACAGAAACTTTGATTCCTTCCACACCATAGATTTGAAACACTCATGAGTTTTTCCTGTACTACAATGAGTGTGGaataagattttaaaaaaacaatatagCTTCTTTGAATTGCATTCACCATCATATATTTCTTCAACTTAAAACACAAAGATCGGGGCTCATGTGGTACATGAGACATAATTAGTGTATAAGTTTTGTCAGCTTACACCAGGCACCAGCTCAATTTACTATGTCTTGGATTTGGTAAGTCATATAAACTATCATATTGGCTGCCTCTCAACAGTATATAATGATGTTTCATTACATTATAGCCAGCGTTAGACATGCAATAACAATATAGACCTCACCATtcactattattttatttagaaattgaaatctttgcaCATAGATAATATCAAAATCCTGTACACCAATTCTGCCTTTTGCATATAAGTAACAACAAATTCTGTTTGCAATGCGATCCAGGTAACAAAAGATTCAGATAATACCTGGACATTTTTCCTGATGTTTGAATCCTCTAAAGGCCCACCAGCAGAGAATCTTTGCAAtcttttttctgatttttttaaaagatcagTTATCTCTAGAGTGAGAGCCTCAATACGGTGCTGATCTTCTTTACCATCTCCAAATGAAGGCATCAAAGCCTTGGCATGAGCCTTTGCTAACTCACCCATTTTTACCCTTACACGTTGTACATTAGATGCAATTTCTTCCGACACGTCCACCCATGCTGGTGGTAGACCTACTGCAACTGTACCCCTACTATAGTGCAAAACAATGTTAGAATCTGCCAGGGGATCTTTAATGGCTCTGAAGAAATTGGCAATCAATGATCGCGAAAAAATAAAGGAAAAGGTGCTTAATTTACTTTCACAAGACATCAACATCTTCTTCCTTTAATTTAGAGAGCAGAGAAAATTGATGGATCGTCTAAAATACACTTTTTCAAGCATAAGAATCTGATAGCATATCCAAACGATCATATCTGTCAGGATTACTTCATGGCTATATACTAAGCTCATCTTCAGCAGGAACTCAAATATATTGCTTGCTTTAGTCACCAAGGTATTGTAAACTTACGAGTGTCCGAAGAATCAATCATAAAATGAACAATTTAAAGCCTGTTCGCACATCATATAAAATCAATCGGCAAATCACATCACATTAAAATTTTCGCTACTATTATTAACTATATAAGAACCTCCCAATTTACAAAATCGATTCATTCCATAACTTTAGCACAGTTTCCTCTCAGACATCAAATTTCAATCACCTCAAAAAACATAATTcactgaaaagtaaacagaaAAGGTAGAAACTCATAAGCCAAATCACAAAATTAAGATATTACCTGGAGGTTCCGGGATCTTCAGTACTTAAAGGAGCATAAGATCGATCACGTTTAAGTAACGACGCAGTTGAAAGCTCGATCACCGGACCTCCGCCGCCCGAACTAGACGGCGACAATCCCACCGGAACTCTGACGCTCTTTAACGCGTCCCTGTACTTTCTGTACAAAATGGTCCGATTCCTCGTCGCCATTTACCAACAATTCAATAGTTGTCACAGTCTTTTCACAAAAATCAGATTAAAAAGCGATACAATATTGAATTCAAAATAGATCTAAGAACGATGGTAGATTGGTGAGATCAATGCAATTGAAGTACCTACAGAAGGGACATTTACTTAGATTTATGAAATGATAACATTTTTGGGCCCACATTGGGCTTTTGGATATTGGGCTTggtttaatttaaatgattcgGACAAGTTGCTCAAGAACTACCTGGCCTCGTTTTGGTTTGTTTCGATGCTACATGTAGAGACATTGTCTCTTGGATGGATAAGATTCACACatatatgtgattttaaaaaaattagtggacctCATGTATGTGTGACTACATTTGGGCACTTGATTCTATCATGGGGTAGTGCTCCTACATGTAAGATGAAAtcaaccctcattttgaatgtGAAAACCGGGTAGAACCGTAGGAACCGATCTAAACCGATTCGTTAAACCGTAACACCAAtgacttttttattttattttattttattttgtattcgAATCGAGCATGTGGCCaggtttttttaatgaaaactatttgataaatttgaaattatgaatttcaaaacagtttcaataataattttgatgaaTGTAACATCGACCAAATATTGTTgttatttgaaatatatttttcaaaccattttctaAAAGAAAATTTCTTCTTCTAAATCAAATTCATTAATCAACGCCCATAATTGTTTTGGTTCGAAttcaaacttaaatattttaaacaattCCATTTTTTAATGTTGTGGGAAAACAATTGGCGACCGGATTTGATCATAAgagtgataattttaatttctcTAAAATAAAAGTCAAACATATATTCGATCTAATTTAGAAAATGTTTaccttaaattatatttttctgaaAACTAATTAAGTAAAGACAAAAatatgtgtgagacggtctcacgggtcgtattttgtgagacagatctcttatttgagtcatccgaaaagatattactttttatgttaataatattatttttattgtgaatatcggtaggtttatccgtctcacatataaagattcgtgagacagtATTATTCAGGAAAAAGCCAAATATGTATATAGATATATTAGTGATTGAAGTGGAGGAAAAAAGATGGTCCAACTTTTCAAGTAATTAACAAACTATGCTTTTGCAATTTATTTTTTCTAGCAAGAAAAATATATGGGACTTCACTCACTACTTACATTTGTTCCACGGGATTGAAAGTTGTAAAAGAAGAAACCAAAACTGAAGCAATAAAATTAGCTCACGAAATGTTTTCTAACCTTGTCCAACAACCACAatatcaatccaaattcttgatGGGAGATGTCACAAAATTGGTTCCGAGTTAATATAGATTGCAGCCGCATCCAGATTTACCTGAGGGCCATTTAGAAAAGTAGAAGTTATAAAACTCGAACACCCAGATTAAAAATAATCTTGgatatgatttatattttttcaaatatGATCATTCATCGTGTTTGTAAAATTTAATGTTctcaaaattaaaacaaatttttatctcATTATTACATCAACTATGTATGGTTTCTTAGCATATAATACAAATAGATAAATAAAATTAGCATCAATCCCCAAAGTTATACCATCTCAATCAAAACACATATTCTCACATGTTTAATGTGATTATGCTTGCACATATATAAATCTAAATCAAAACTTATAGAAATCTTCCTGTAAGACCGAacacttgccgctttaccaaaagctatagatAGTGGTGATGGTGCAACTCAAaccttttaaaccgcacagcagctcaagcaccatggttcgatcactctaccaagcaaggacaattattgcacccaacaatctccctcccaataattgaacttcttgcaatcaatgggaatcgaacccatgacctttgCTCTAATACCAATTTTAGGACCGAGcgtttgccgctttaccaaaaactatagctggTAGTAATGgtgtaactcaaatattttaaaccggaGAGCAGCTCAAGTACCACGGTtcaatcgctctaccaagcagggacaattattgcacccaacacttCCTGATATTTCCTTTGTCAATCCATACATACACACACAAACATGTGTATTCACattagtttatatatatatttccatGTAAaccatatatgtgtgtgtgtgcgcgcgcACACGCGCGTCTCAATCAATAAAAACTAATCAATATGACTCAAACCTCGGCTGCAACGCAGTTGTCACCACCATGTCCTCCGCCCGTGCCGAGACCAAAAAGACTCGGAACAACGACTCCATCCACCCACCTTTTACACAAACCTTAGTCAGCGCAGCTAACCTACCCAACGGGCACAGGCCTCGCCTTCCAAACCCTAATGTCGAACGATAGTATTTTCGAAACATCGAACAAACATAAACAAGTCTCTAACTCGAAACTTTATCTCAAATTTGAGAGTTTAATTTGGTGTTCTTGGGTCATTTGATGGTCTTATTTTAGTATTTCGAAAGATATAAAAAAACTccaataaatttattaaaaccCATATATGAGAGATACATTTTACAAAAATTCATTGATGCATATACCAAAAAATGtccaaaaatattcatttgtgttgtgaaaaagtaaaaatttatggtaaaaagtaaaaatctcaaactctcaaaatttaccaaactacacactttataatatttttctctctactcaattgtgattttcttcacaaatgagagatctatttatagagtttcattacacataatccaaaaataaaatacatcattacctacatcatcacacacaaatttctaactttacaactcttattttcaacattcaaatattcaactattactttttccatattaaaatatattatttcaacactcccccttgtgatgatgatcatgatacgatgatgtcttcattacgtgttttgtactgcctcgttaaaaaccttactaggaaaaacccattgggataaaaaccatagtaagg from the Primulina eburnea isolate SZY01 chromosome 3, ASM2296580v1, whole genome shotgun sequence genome contains:
- the LOC140826832 gene encoding syntaxin-43-like isoform X2, producing the protein MATRNRTILYRKYRDALKSVRVPVGLSPSSSGGGGPVIELSTASLLKRDRSYAPLSTEDPGTSRGTVAVGLPPAWVDVSEEIASNVQRVRVKMGELAKAHAKALMPSFGDGKEDQHRIEALTLEITDLLKKSEKRLQRFSAGGPLEDSNIRKNVQRSLATDLQTLSMELRRKQSTYLNRLRQQKEGPDGVDLEMNLNGNHYTRNDEEFDGIGFNEHQMAKLKKSEALSAERDREIQQVAESVNELAQIMKDLSVLVIDQGTIVDRIDYNIQNVAASVDEGLKQLQKAERSQKQGGMVMCASVLVIMCFVMLVLLVLKTIIF
- the LOC140826832 gene encoding syntaxin-43-like isoform X1, whose protein sequence is MATRNRTILYRKYRDALKSVRVPVGLSPSSSGGGGPVIELSTASLLKRDRSYAPLSTEDPGTSSRGTVAVGLPPAWVDVSEEIASNVQRVRVKMGELAKAHAKALMPSFGDGKEDQHRIEALTLEITDLLKKSEKRLQRFSAGGPLEDSNIRKNVQRSLATDLQTLSMELRRKQSTYLNRLRQQKEGPDGVDLEMNLNGNHYTRNDEEFDGIGFNEHQMAKLKKSEALSAERDREIQQVAESVNELAQIMKDLSVLVIDQGTIVDRIDYNIQNVAASVDEGLKQLQKAERSQKQGGMVMCASVLVIMCFVMLVLLVLKTIIF